In Halarcobacter mediterraneus, the genomic stretch TGAGATATACCAAATTAAAGTTCTTTCCTCTTTAAAACCTGTTCTATATATTGAGTAAAAAAAGAAGATAAATAATAAAGGAGAAAATATTGAAGCATAAATTGCAAAAGTATCAACTAAAAAACCTTTTGGTTTTCCTTGTGTATCAAAACCATAAATTCCCATAGAAATTCCAAAAAGAATTAAAGATGATATTAATAATGTATTATCTCTTTCTTTAAGAGAATAAAAGAATAAAGCTAAAAAGAAAATTGCAAAAGAGTTATCTATAAATAAAAAGAAAATTAATAATAAGTAGCAATGCTTTTTAGTTAATTTATATACATATAAATACAGTAAAATAAAAAAAGTTGTAATAATTGCACTATTAACAAGTAATGAAGCACTAAGTAGTCCTGGTAAAACACAGAAAACTGCTAAATTAACATATCTATCTATCTCTTTTTTAAAAAAGTTTTCTGTTAATTTATACATTAATCCCATTGATAATATATATAACAATAAAAAAGGTAGTCTTAAAGCCAAATCATTTTGACCAAATAATGAGGTAGAAAAATTTGTGATTATACTTAAAAGAGAGTTATTTATAAAAAAATTTACTGCCTCTTTATAAGAAATACTAAGTGAATTTGCATTGTAAACTAGTGCACAAACAACAAGAAAGTAAAAAAATAAAAATATATATTTGTATGCACTAGATTTTATTATCATAATTTTAAGAAATTGTCTAAAATTTTATGACCATATTCACTCATTATAGATTCAGGATGAAATTGTACTCCATAAATATCTTTATCTTTAATTTCTAAAGACATAATTTCATTATCATCAGTACTATAAGAAGTAGGAATTATAATTTCAGGTAAATTATTCTTTTCTACAATTAAAGAATGGTATCTTGTCTGAATAAACTCATTAGGTAATGTACTAAAAATCTTTGTATTATTTTTAACTTTTATTGTTGAAGTTTTTCCATGCATCATATTTTGAGCACAAATAACTTTTCCACCAAATACTTGGGCAATACTTTGATGTCCTAAGCAAATACCTAAGATTGGTTTTTTATCAGCAAAATATTTTATAACATCTAAACAAATACCTGCTTCATCTGGTGTTGATGGACCTGGAGATATTATTATCTTTTCAGGGTTTAGTTTTTCTATTTCTTCTACACTTAATTCATCATTTCTTATCACTTTTAAATCTGCACCTAATTCTAAACAATATTGAACTATATTATATGTAAATGAATCATAATTATCAATCATTAAAATCATTAAAAATACTCCTGTTTTTAGAAGATTTATTATAGCAATAATATGATTAAATATTTATGGATTATATTTTATCTTTTTTTGATATAATTTTTCAATGTATTATTTTAAAATAATTTTTATATCATTTTTTATATTTTTTTATAATTTAAATGCGAAAGAAAACGATAAAGTCTTTATACAATTAGATTGGTTACATCAATTTCAATTTGCAGGATATTATATGGCAAAAGAAAAAGGTTTTTTTGCAGAAGAAAACCTTGATGTAGAAATAAATGAATTTTCAGATAATAGTAATATTGTAGAAAAAGTTTTGAATACAAAGAATACTTATGCTGTAGGAAAATCATCATTAGTAATTGATAGACTTGAAGGTAAAAAAATTTTACTATTAGCTGCTATTTATCAAACTTCTCCAATGGTACTTATTTCATTAAAATCAAATATTAACAAAATAAAAGATTTAAAAAACAAGAGTGTAATGTTAACAGACGATGCTAAAACTGCCGCAGCAATAAACTCAATGATAATATCACAAGGAATTAATTTAAATAATATAAATTTTCAAGAGCACTCGTTCAATATTGATGACTTAATTAATAAAAAAATTCATGCTATGGGCTGTTATCTATCAAATGAACCTTATTATTTAAAACAAAAAAACATAGATTTCAGAATTTATAACCCTAGTGAATATGGTTTTAATTTTTATGGAGGAATTTTTTTTACTTCCCAAAAAGAATTAGAAGAAAACCCTTTAAGGGTAAAAAAAATATATAAATCTATTTTAAAAGGTTGGCAATATGCATTTAATAATATAGAAGAAACTGCAAAAATTATTTATGAAAAATATAATACACAACAGAAAAATTTAAATGCACTTATCTATGAAGGAAAAGTCTTAAAAAAACTAGCGAAGTTTGAAGAAGGAGAACTAGGTAATATAACTTTAGATAAAATTGAAGAAATAAAAAGACTTTATTTATTATTAGGATTAACAAATAGTACAATAAATTACAAATTGAATGATTTAATTTATAAACCAAATAAACTTAGTTTGAACTCTAAAGAAATTAATTATTTAAAAAACAATACAATAACTTTAATTTCTAACTCAAATTTTCCACCTTTTACAATTAATAAACATGGTAAAATATCAGGTTTAGAAATTGATTACTGGCAATTAATAAACAAGAAAATTAATAGTATTAATTCTATAAAGATAATAAATAATAATAAAAAAGCAAATGAAGTTATAAAAAGAAATTTCTCTTCTGCAAAGTTTGCTTTTGGAAAAATTGATTATGATAATGAAGAAACTTCAATAAGCTACAGTATTGATAGAATTAAAATTGCAATGGCTACATTAATTGATAAACCTTATGTTTCCTCTGTAAAAGAGTTGAAAAATAAACAAATTGCCATAATTAAAGGCGCTATATATGCAGAAGAGTTTAAAAACAAACATCCTTTTCTTGAATATACTGAAGTTAAAGATATAAATGAGGGCTTCGAACTTTTACAAAAAAATAAAGTTTATGGTTTTATAAGTAAATTGCCTGCACTTTCATATAATATTACAAAAAATATTATCCCTAATGCAAAAATTACAGGAATTTTTGAGGATTCCTATGATTTAAGACTACAAATTAATAAAGAGAATAAAATATTATATAATATATTAAACAAAGCAGTTTCTACTATTAGTGAACAAGAAAGAAAAAAAATAAGGGATAAGTATAACTCCATAATTTATGAGCCACAAAAAGATTATTCTTGGATTTATAAAGTGATTTTCTTCTTGTTGATAGTTATTATTGTAATAATTTTAAATAATAGAAAGTTAAATAAAGAAATAAAAAAAAGGAAACTAGCAGAAAAAGAACTCTTTAAAATTGCAAATTTTGATGGCCTTACTAATATTTATAATAGAAGAAAGATTGAATCAATTCTTAATTTAGAGTTAAATAGAGCCAAAAGATACAAAAGAGCCTTATCTTTAATCTTTTTTGATATAGATAATTTTAAATTAATAAATGATGAATTGGGTCATTCATTAGAAGATGAAGTTTTAGAAAAAATATCTATTTTAGTAAAGGACACCGTGAGAAAAACTGATTTTTTTGGAAGATGGGGAGGAGAAGAATTTATAATTATTCTACCTGAAACAAAAAAAGAACAAGCAAAAGTAGTAGCTTATTTATTAAAAGAAAAAATTGCAAACTTTGATTTTGAAATAGATAGAAAAGTTACTTGTAGTTTTGGAGTATCTCAATTTGAAGAATCAGATTGTGCAGACTCTTTATTAACAAGAGCTGACAATGCGATGTATGATGTAAAAAGAAATGGAAAGAATGAAGTTAAAGTAGTCTAACTACTTTAACTTTTTATAATTGATATTTTTTAATAAACTCATCTGAAATATCTAAAATACCTCTTTGTTTTAGACTATCAAGAACTTCTCTTGAACAATCAACATCATCAGGCCATCTTCTTTTAAAATTATCAAATTCGTTTTTATTTGTACCATCTAGACAAATAGTACTATTTTCAATATATAAATCTCTATTTGAATCAATATTATTTACAACTCTCCATAATAACATATATGGATTATTTACGTCATTTTGATTTTTTGCATCTACTATTATAAGAATTTTAATATTTTCATAAAGAGGTTTTAAACTTTCAAAAACTTCTTTTTGATTTCTTTTTTTATCAACTGTAATAACTGTCAATGGATTTTTTGTATTGGTAAAATACTGTTTTAAATCCTTTACCTCATCAGTTATTTCTTGCATTTTTGCTAACAATTCATCATCTTTTAACAATGTAATTCCAAGCTCTGATACTTCTTCACCTGTACAATCAAGTCCTAGTTTCCCACCTACTGCAAATTTTGGACTTGAGTGGTCAAGTGCATCAACTACACCTCTTGATACTAATAATTCATCAATATCTATTCTATTTAATATATATTCTGCAATTGCTTCGTGTTCTGTTAACTCTGGAGCATCTTCATTTACAAAAATAGCATGTTTTACAAAACTCATCTGCCCTACTCCCCAAAATGCGTGCATCATTTGAGAAGCATGTCCTGGATATAGTGTTTTTATTTTTGCAATAATTAGATTATGGAATACTCCATTTTCAGGCATATAATAATCAATTAAATCAGGAGCAGTTGTTTTAAGTAATGGTAAGAAAATTCTCTCCGTTGCATGCCCCATATATTTATCTTCAAGTGGTGGTTTCCCAACTACTGTTGCTAAATATGTTGGTTCTTTTTTATGAGTAATAGCAGTTACTTCCATAAAAGGATACTCTTCTTCTAATGTATAATATCCTGTATGGTCTCCAAATGGTCCTTCTATTCTTAGTTTACTTGTATCAACAAAACCTTCTATTATAAAGTCATTATCCCTTGGAACATATATATCATTTGTAATTGATTTTACAAGTTGTGCATTTTTATTTTTTACAAAACCATAAAGCATAAGTTCAAAAATACCAATTGGAAGTGGCGCTTGTCCACACCATATATACATAGGATCACCTCCTACTCCGATTGAAACTGGCATCTTCTTCCCAGCTTTTTTATACTCATGGAAAAAGTGATTTGAGTCTTTATGAATTTGCCAGTGCATCCCTAAGGTATTATCATCATATACTTGAAGTCTATACATACCTAAGTTTTTCATTTCACCATTTAATGATGTAGTATAAACTTGTCCCATAGTAATAAAAGGACCACCATCTTGTTCCCAAGTAGTTAATACAGGTAAATCTGAAAGCTTAGCTTCCTTTCCAAGTTTAATTACTTCCTGACACTCACCTTTTCCTTTATTCTTTTTAGGAATAGTATTTTTAAGAGCAAATAACTTTCCAAATCTTGAAAGTTTTTCACTTAAGGTTGTAGGTGGCTTCATTTTTAATAAAGACTCTATCTCACTTCCAATTTTATCTCCATCACCAATAAAAAGTTTTACTGCTTTTTCATTACAAAATACATTCATTAAAACTGGAATATCAAACTTTTTATTGTTTTTTCTATCTACTACATTTGTAAATAATAATGCCTTTGAGTCTTCTTTTTTTACTTCTACATATGCAATGTGAGGTATTTCTAAGTAAATATCCAACTCATCGTCTATGATTCTTAATAAATCATTCTTTTTTAAAATTTCAATAGCTTCTTTCATTTTTCCCTCATAGTAAACTAGTTATTAGTATAAGTTTTATATCATTTTATCATTAAAAAATAGTTTATAATAGAGGTAATATATATGTTTGATGAAATAGTAAATAGAAAAGGAACATCTTGTGCAAAATATGATGCCCTTGAAACATACTTTGGATATTCTGATTTACAACCACTTTGGGTAGCTGATATGGATTTTAAAACTCCTGATATTATAAATGATGCAATCATAAAAAGAGCTCAACATGGTATATATGGATACGCAAAACCTACTGCTAAAACATACAATCTTGTTAAAGAGTGGATGAAAAAAAGACACTCTTGGGAAATTGACACTTCATGGATATCTTTTTGTAATGGAGTTGTACCTGCTTATAGTGCTGCAATTGAAGCTTTTACTGAAGAAGGGGATGAGATCATTGTTCAAACACCAGTTTATTTTCCTCTATTTAACTCTATAAAAAACAATAATAGAAAAGTAGTTAGAAATTCTCTAAAAGAAGATAATGGTTACTATACTATGGACATAGAAGATTTAAAAAATAAAATTACTTCTAAATCTAAAATCTTAGTTTTATGTTCTCCTCATAATCCAGTTGGAAGAGTTTGGAGTAAAGAAGAACTTGAAGAACTAGGAAAAATCTGTATTCAAAATAATCTTTTAATAATAAGTGATGAAATCCATGCTGATTTAGTATTTAAAAAATTTACACCTATGGCATCATTATCAAAAGAAATTTCAAATATTACTTTAACTTTAAATTCTCCTGGAAAAACTTTCAATATTGCTGGATTAAATTGCTCATATGCAATTTGCGAAAACAAAGATATAAAAGAAAAATTTGACAAAGAGATTACAAAAAGAGAATTAGGCTCTGTAAATGTATTTGGATTTACAGCATTAGAAGCTGCATATGAATTTGGTGAAAAATGGTTAGAAGACTTAAAAAAATATCTTAAAAGTAATATTACTTTCACAAAAGATTTTTTAATAAAAAGTAACTCAAAAGTACAATTTTTAGAGCCTGAAGCAACATATCTATTATGGTTAAACTTTAAAATGACAGGCTTATCACATAAAGAAATAAAAAATAAATTATTGGAAGAAGCTAAAATTGCTCTTAATGATGGAAGAAGCTTTGGAGTGGAGGGAGACTCGTATTTTAGGCTAAACTGTGCTCTCCCAAAGATAGAGTTGGAAAGATCATTGAGTAAAATAGTTACAGTTTTTTAGTACTATTTTACTATTAGTATTACAAATCTTCTCACTAAATTCTAATATTTTAAGAATTTTTAACATATGCCCAAATAGTAACTCAAAATATAGTACAATCTATAAAACATTCTAAACAAATGGGATAGATTATGTCGACACATTTAATTCTTTCATCTGTTATTTTTGTTTCTATTGCTTTTATTTTAGTAGGAGTTTTTCTACTAACAAAGTACTTAGGACCAAACAATACACAAGATAAATTAAAAAACACAGTTTACGAAAGTGGTGTTTCCAACCCTGTTGGAACTACAAATATTAGGTTTTCTATTAAGTTTTACTTAGTAGCTATTGGATTCTTATTATTTGATGTAGAAATAATATTTATGTTTCCTTGGGCTGTTAATATAGTTGACCTTGGCTATGCAGGTTTAGTAAAAATGTTTATTTTTATTGGACTACTTTTTGCTGGTCTTATTTATATGTATAAGAAAAAGGCGTTATCATGGGATTAGGAGCTGAAGCTAATTTAGGTGATTCTATAATCACAACTAAACTTGATGAAGCAGTTAACTGGGCTAGATCATACTCAATGTGGCCAATGGCATTTGGTACTGCATGTTGTGGGATTGAATTTATGTCTGTTGCTGCTTCTAAATATGATGTATCAAGATTTGGTGCGGAAGTTGTAAGATTTTCGCCAAGACAAGCAGACTTATTGATTGTTGCAGGAACTATTTCATACAAGCAAGCTCCTGTATTAAAGAAAATTTGGGATCAAATGTGTGAACCTAAGTGGGTTATCTCTATGGGAGCATGTGCATGTTCTGGTGGATTTTATGATAACTATACTACTTTACAAGGAATTGATGAAATTATTCCTGTACATGAATATATTTCAGGTTGTCCTCCAAGACCTGAAGCTGTTTTAGATGCAATTATGAATATTCAGAAAAAATCTTATGATGAATCTATTATCAAAGAAAGAGACCAAAACTTCAAAGGGATTTTAGATGCTTAAAACAGATATGCTCATTGATGCAAAAGATATAAAATCAACGATTACTAGACTTAAAAATGAAGAAGATTATACATTATTATTAGATGTAACTGCAGTTGATTATTTACAATATCCAGATGTTACTCCATCTAGATTTGCAGTTATCTATATTTTAAGAACTAGTGATTTTAAAAAACAAATTTCTATTAAATCATATGTTGATGATAATACTTTAGAAGTAGATTCTATTTCTGATCTTTATTATTCTGCTGATTGGGCAGAGAGAGAAACTTTTGATCAGTATGGAATTAAATTCAAGGGTCATCATAATTTAAAAAGAGTATTAAACCACCATCAATTTGTTGGTCACCCTCTAAGAAAAGATTATGAAATCACTAAAGGCCAAGTTTGTACTGAAACTGAAGACTTGATGGATGAAATGCTTCCTTTACTAAAAAGAAAAGGCTACAGTGAAGATGATATGGAAGAGCTAATGATGTTAAATGTTGGACCTTCTCACCCCGCTTCTCACGGTACAATTAGAAACTTCGTTGCAATGGAAGGGGAAACTATTTCTGCTTGTGTAACTGAAATAGGTTATTTACACAGAGGTTTTGAAAAATCTTGTGAAACTCATAACTACTCTCAAATTATTCCATATACAGATAGACTTAACTATTGTTCTGCCATTTTAAATAATATTGGTTATTCAAAAGCAGTTGAAGAGATGTTAGGTATTGATATTACTCCAAGAGCAAAAATGATTAGAGTAATAATAGGTGAGCTTTCAAGAATTATTGACCACCTTGTTTGTAATGCTGCAAATATGGTTGATTTAGGGGGACTTACTAGTTTATGGTATTTATTTGCTCCAAGAGATAAAGCCTATGATTTATTTTCAAAATTAACAGGGGCTAGACTTACAAACTCATATACAAGAATTGGTGGTTTAGAATATGATTTATATGATGGCTTTGAGCAAGACCTTTCTCAAGTGTTAAAAGATACTGAAAAAGCTATTGAAGATGCCTTATCTTTAATTTTACATAATAGAATTTACCATGATAGAACACAAGATGTAGGTGTAATTGATGCAGAATTTGCTATTAGTGCTGGTATTACTGGTCCTAACTTAAGAGCTGCTGGTGTTGCATATGACATGAGAAAAGATAATCCATATTATGGATATGAAAACTTTGACTTTGATGTTGTTGTTGGTTCACATGGTGATGTTTATGACAGAATGATGTGTAGATTTGAAGAGATGAAACAATCAATTAGAATCATAAGACAAGCAATGAAAGAGCTTCCAGATGGACCACTAAATGTTGACCATCAAGGTATTATTCTTCCTGATAAAAAAGATGTTTATGGAAATATCGAAGGTTTAATGAATCAATTCAAACTAACATTTGAAGGTATCAAAGTTCCTAAGGGTGAATATTATTCAGCAACTGAAGCTGGAAATGGTGAACTTGGATTCTACATCGTAAGTGATGGTTCAGGTATTCCATATAAAGTTAAATGTAGACCACCTTGCTTTTACTCTTTAGGTGCTTATTCAAGAATTGTAGAAGGTGATATGTTAGCTGATGCTATTGTAACAATGGCTAGTATGAACTTTATTGCAGGGGAGTTTGATAGATAATGAGTAAATTTAAATATACAGAAGAAAATGAAAAAGAGTTTGCAAGAATTGCTAAAAAATACCCAAAAATTGATGCAATGATGTTACCTGCATTATGGCTTGTTCAAGAACAAGAAGGATGGGTAAGTCCAGATGCAATGGTTTTTGTAGCTGATAAATTAGGTAAAACTCCAATTGAAGTTTACGAATTTGCAACATTTTATACAATGTTTAATCTAAAACCAATTGGGACATATCATATAGAATTATGTAAAACACTTTCTTGTATGGTAATGGGTGCACCTGAACTTAAAAAATTTGTAAAAGATACTTTAGGTATTGGTCCAGGAGAAACTAGTGAAGATGGAAAATTCCACTTCTCTGAAGTTGAGTGTCAAGGAGCTTGTGGTGGTGCACCAATGATTGCATTAAATAATCAGTACCATGAAAACATGTCTGTTGATAAACTTAAAAAGATTATTGAGGAGTGTAAGTAATGGCAGTTGAATTAGTAAAAATTGTTAGTAAGAACTTTGACATTCCAGATTCTCATAAACTTGAAGTAGCTTTAAAAAATGGAAGATATGAATCTATTGATAAAGCATTTTCTATGCAACCAGATGAAATTACAGAAGAAGTTTGTAAATCAGGTTTAAGGGGTAAAGGTGGTGGTGGTGCTGCCTGTGGACCAAAATGGAAATTAATGCCACCAGTTGATGAAAGACCAAGATATTTAATTGTAAATGGTGATGAATCAGAACCTGGAACATTCAAAGATAGGCAAATTTTCCAATATGATCCACATTTACTGATTGAAGGAATAATTTGTTCTTCATATGCAATCGGTGCCCATGATGCATATATTTATATCAGAGGTGAATATAAATGGTTTATTGATAGATTAAATGAAGCAATAGAAGAAGCATATGAAGCTGGAATCATTGGTGAAAAAGTAATGAATAAATATGATTATAGAATTGACATTACTGTTCATAGAGGTGGTGGAGCTTATATTTGTGGTGAAAAATCTGCTTTAATTGAATCAATAGAAGGTAAAAGAGGTCACCCAAGACTTAAACCACATGGCAAAGAATGTGAATGGTTTTATGGAATGCCTGCAACAGTTAACAATGTTGAAACAATTTCATCTGTTCCTAATATTGTATTAAATGGATATGAGTCATATACAAAATGGGGAACTGAAAAAGCACCTGGTACTATGCTATTTGCTATGAGTGGTCCAGTTAAAAACCCAGGAGTTTATGAACTTCAATATGGTGAAAAAATGATTGATGTTATTAATGACATCGGTGGTGGAATGAAAAATGGAATGAAATTAAAAGCTTTAATTCCAGGTGGTGCTTCATGTCCTATTCTTACAGCCGAAGAAGTAGAAAAAGCATATTTAGATTATGAATCTATGTGGGACATTGGTTCAACACTTGGTACTGGTGGGATGATGATTATCCCTGAAGGTACTTCAATGGTGGATGTGGCTAAAAATTTAATTGAATTTTATCATCATGAATCTTGTGGTCAATGTACTCCTTGTAGAGAAGGAACAGGATGGATAGATAAAACTATCAAAAAAATTCTTGATGGAAATGGTTCAGAAAAAGATCTTGATACTATCATAGATGTATGTGGAACAATGAATGGAAAAACTATTTGTGTGTTTGCACCAGCAGTTAAAGATATTATCCAAAGTATCGTTGAAAAATATAGACATGAATTTGAAGAACATTTTAAAAGCTAAAATATAAGGAGAAAAAATAAAGATGGCAAAAAATACTTTTACACTAACAGATAACAGAAATGGTAAATCTTATGAATATGATGTTTTAAGTGGGACAAGAGGTCCTGATGTATTAGATATTAGAACATTCTATAAAGATTCAGGAATGTTTACTTATGATCCAGGATATACTTCAACAGCATCTTGTGAATCTAAAATTACATTTATTGATGGGGAGAACTCTGAACTAAGATATAGAGGATATGATATTAGAGATTTAGCTGGTAAAAAATCTTATTTAGATGTTTGTCACCTTTTAATGATGGGAAGACTACCTAGCGAAGAAGAGTCAAAAGATTTTGACCTAGAGATTAGACATAGATCTTTCCTAAATGAAGGAATAATTAGACTATTTGATGCCTTACCTGATGGTGCTCACCCAATGGCAACTATGGGTGCTGCAACAATGGCATTATCTGCATTTTATAAAGATCACCTACATTTAGAAGATGAAGAACAATTTAAAACAATGAGAAGAAGAATTCTTGCAAAAATGCCTACTATTGCAGCTATGGCTTATAGAAACTCAATTGGTACTCCATTAATTTATCCTAATGTAAATAAATACTTTACTGAAAACTTCTTATATATGTTAAGAGCTTATCCAGGTGGAACAATGAAATACTTAGGTGATGGTAAAAATGAAGAAATAAGACAAGTTGAAGTTGATGCATTAGATGCAATCTTAACTTTACATGCAGATCATGAACAAAATGCATCTACTACAACAGTTAGAAACGTTGGTTCGACTGAAGCTCACCCTTATGTTGCAATTGCTTCTGGTATTTCTGCACTATGGGGTTCTGCTCATGGTGGTGCTAATGAAAAAGTAATGGATCAATTAAGATTAATTGGTGATGTTAAAAATGTACCAACTTATATTGCAAAAGCAAAAGATAGAAATGATCCATTCAGATTAATGGGATTTGGGCATAGAGTATATAAAAACAGAGACCCTAGAGCAGAAACTCTTAAAAAACTACAAGATAAATTAAGAAAAGAATTAAATTTAGATTCAAGATTATTAGATGTTGCAGCAGCAGTTGAAGAAGCAGCATTAAGTGATGACTATTTTAAAGATAGAGGATTATATCCAAACATTGATTTCTATTCAGGTGTTATTTTAACAGCACTTAAAATTCCTGTAGAAATGTTTACACCAATTTTTGTTATTGGAAGAATTCCAGGATGGATTTCACAATGGTCTGAGTTAAAACAAGATCCTACAGCTAAAATTGCAAGACCAAGACAATTGTATACAGGTAAATAACAAGTGTCAAAAAAGGAGATGACGCACCATGAGTGACTTAGTTAAATTTTCAGTAAATGGGGAAGAACACGAGGCCAAAAAGGGTAGTCTTTTAATAGACACTCTTTTAGACCGAGATATTCATATCCCTCATTTTTGCTACCATCAAGCCTTAGGTAAAGATGGTAATTGTAGAATGTGTATGGTAGAGATTGAAGGTCAAAAAAGACCTCAAATCGCGTGTGATACTCCAGTTAAAGAAGGTATGATTGTAAGAACAAAAGGTGAAAATATCGAAAAAGTTAGAAGAGATATTTTAGAACTTGAACTTATTAATCACCCTATTGACTGCCCTACATGTGACCAAGCAGGAGAGTGTAAATTACAAGATTATTACATGAAATCTGGATTTTATGAATCAAGAATAAATGTAAATCAAAAAGTAACTGCACGAAAAAGAGTTGATTTAGGTTCTAATGTAATGTTAGACCAAGAAAGATGTGTTCTTTGTACAAGATGTGTAAGATTCTGTTCTGACATTACAGGAACAAATGAACTAGGAGTAATTAGTAGAGCAGACCATTCAGTAATTGGTACATTCCCAGGGAGACCTCTTAGTAATCCATATGCAATGAATGTAGTTGATCTTTGCCCAGTGGGAGCATTAACTTCAAAAGATTTTAGATTTAAACAAAGAGTGTGGTTTATGGAATCTTTTAATGCAATTTGTAATGGTTGTTCAAGAGGGTGCAATATTTATGTAGACCATAGAAAAGAAAAATACAAAGATGATCAAATCTTTAGATTTAGACCAAGAGTTAATAAAGAAGTAAATGGTTGGTTCATCTGTGATGAAGGTAGACTTTCATATAAAAATGAAGAAGAAAATAGATTTACAACACCTTTAATAAACTCAGCTGAAACTGTATTTAGTAATACCATCACTGAAGTATATAAAACTTTAACAGAAGAAAAAGATATCCTTTTTGTTTTAGATCCATCTTTATCTTTAGAAGAAATGCAAAATACATGTAAGTTAGCCGAAGTTGTAAAAGCAGAAGTTACAGGTTATTCTCCTCAATATATTGATGAGAGTTTTGGAGATGATTATTTAAAGAAAAATGATAAAAGTCCAAATAGAGCTTCATTTAAAGAGTTAAATATTAATGAATCAGAAGAAGATTTTAAAAATAAAATTGCAAAAGCTAAAACTGTAATTATATTAAATAATAACTACTTCGACCAAAACCTAGAGATTTTAGAGGGTAAAATTGTTATTTCTTGTTTCTCACATAACTGTTTAACAATTTCGAAATCTG encodes the following:
- a CDS encoding glycosyltransferase family 39 protein encodes the protein MIIKSSAYKYIFLFFYFLVVCALVYNANSLSISYKEAVNFFINNSLLSIITNFSTSLFGQNDLALRLPFLLLYILSMGLMYKLTENFFKKEIDRYVNLAVFCVLPGLLSASLLVNSAIITTFFILLYLYVYKLTKKHCYLLLIFFLFIDNSFAIFFLALFFYSLKERDNTLLISSLILFGISMGIYGFDTQGKPKGFLVDTFAIYASIFSPLLFIFFFYSIYRTGFKEERTLIWYISTTSLFFSLLFSFRQRIYIEDYAPFVIIFLPYMIKLFFHSLRVRLKQFRRRHYLLTSITLFILSINVLLTLYYKPLYLFMEEPKKHFAYKYNFVKELAQKLKEKKINYINSEDEKLLLRLKFYGIEEGNKYYLTTKEQYFYDLKIEIDYLNKVLFTTYLIKENEK
- a CDS encoding aminodeoxychorismate/anthranilate synthase component II, translated to MILMIDNYDSFTYNIVQYCLELGADLKVIRNDELSVEEIEKLNPEKIIISPGPSTPDEAGICLDVIKYFADKKPILGICLGHQSIAQVFGGKVICAQNMMHGKTSTIKVKNNTKIFSTLPNEFIQTRYHSLIVEKNNLPEIIIPTSYSTDDNEIMSLEIKDKDIYGVQFHPESIMSEYGHKILDNFLKL
- a CDS encoding diguanylate cyclase, whose translation is MYYFKIIFISFFIFFYNLNAKENDKVFIQLDWLHQFQFAGYYMAKEKGFFAEENLDVEINEFSDNSNIVEKVLNTKNTYAVGKSSLVIDRLEGKKILLLAAIYQTSPMVLISLKSNINKIKDLKNKSVMLTDDAKTAAAINSMIISQGINLNNINFQEHSFNIDDLINKKIHAMGCYLSNEPYYLKQKNIDFRIYNPSEYGFNFYGGIFFTSQKELEENPLRVKKIYKSILKGWQYAFNNIEETAKIIYEKYNTQQKNLNALIYEGKVLKKLAKFEEGELGNITLDKIEEIKRLYLLLGLTNSTINYKLNDLIYKPNKLSLNSKEINYLKNNTITLISNSNFPPFTINKHGKISGLEIDYWQLINKKINSINSIKIINNNKKANEVIKRNFSSAKFAFGKIDYDNEETSISYSIDRIKIAMATLIDKPYVSSVKELKNKQIAIIKGAIYAEEFKNKHPFLEYTEVKDINEGFELLQKNKVYGFISKLPALSYNITKNIIPNAKITGIFEDSYDLRLQINKENKILYNILNKAVSTISEQERKKIRDKYNSIIYEPQKDYSWIYKVIFFLLIVIIVIILNNRKLNKEIKKRKLAEKELFKIANFDGLTNIYNRRKIESILNLELNRAKRYKRALSLIFFDIDNFKLINDELGHSLEDEVLEKISILVKDTVRKTDFFGRWGGEEFIIILPETKKEQAKVVAYLLKEKIANFDFEIDRKVTCSFGVSQFEESDCADSLLTRADNAMYDVKRNGKNEVKVV
- a CDS encoding menaquinone biosynthesis decarboxylase; this translates as MKEAIEILKKNDLLRIIDDELDIYLEIPHIAYVEVKKEDSKALLFTNVVDRKNNKKFDIPVLMNVFCNEKAVKLFIGDGDKIGSEIESLLKMKPPTTLSEKLSRFGKLFALKNTIPKKNKGKGECQEVIKLGKEAKLSDLPVLTTWEQDGGPFITMGQVYTTSLNGEMKNLGMYRLQVYDDNTLGMHWQIHKDSNHFFHEYKKAGKKMPVSIGVGGDPMYIWCGQAPLPIGIFELMLYGFVKNKNAQLVKSITNDIYVPRDNDFIIEGFVDTSKLRIEGPFGDHTGYYTLEEEYPFMEVTAITHKKEPTYLATVVGKPPLEDKYMGHATERIFLPLLKTTAPDLIDYYMPENGVFHNLIIAKIKTLYPGHASQMMHAFWGVGQMSFVKHAIFVNEDAPELTEHEAIAEYILNRIDIDELLVSRGVVDALDHSSPKFAVGGKLGLDCTGEEVSELGITLLKDDELLAKMQEITDEVKDLKQYFTNTKNPLTVITVDKKRNQKEVFESLKPLYENIKILIIVDAKNQNDVNNPYMLLWRVVNNIDSNRDLYIENSTICLDGTNKNEFDNFKRRWPDDVDCSREVLDSLKQRGILDISDEFIKKYQL